The Paenibacillus polymyxa M1 DNA segment GTGGTAGAGGAAATATGAGTTTTCAAAAATTACAATGACTACTGGACTAATGTTGATATAAAATGCAAAACAAATACTTGTAATCATACAAGGACAGTTAAATGTATTATCCAGATGAATTATGTCCTAATTATTGGGCTAGATAAAATAACACTTTTACTAGGAAACGAGGTGTAGCAAATGGATTCTCAATCAAAATATAACTGAAGTATGATGGATTACAACAATTTAAGAGATAGCAATAATTCATCAGGATATTTTTTAGAGCAAATAAGGAAAGGTGAAATAGTAAGAGCAGTGAATTTGTTTGTTGGGGGTCACTATGTTGTTTCACCATTGAATTTTCTGAAGATCAAACACAGAGATAGAAGGTGTGTTATAGCTGAATTTGAATTAGATGAGTTGGATAATCCCATAAGGGCTAAAGTTCGTTTTGATGACAATAATCGATCAGGTATGGTTGATTTGCACGATTTAGATATTATTCAAAGTAGCTGATAAAGCAATTCTTTTATAGGAGATGTCTATATGAAGTTGTATATTGCTGGGATCAATCACAATGACCCTGTTTCAAGAACAGGGCTAATTCAATGGTTACATGAGATTAAAGCTGGAAACAAAACTGAACCCGACTTTATTGCTTCAGAATGGGACGAGGAGGTATATACAAAGGTAGCCGCCCAAAGGTCATATCTTTCGCAATTAATAGAAAAGGAGTGGCCAGATTTAAATCAAAGACAAATTGAATCTATCTCAAAAACATTGGCTTTTGAAGGGGATAGCCACAAAGGTATCTTTGATAATGTAAATGTTCTATGGCTTGACCATTCGAGAGATGTAGATCAAGAAGCTGTTGGTAAATTTGCGATTTTGAGACTTCAGACTTTGAAAATGCATTGTAACAACGATGCGAAGTTTAACTTTATTGAAGAACTGAGTCGAAATCTAAAAAAGAGCGAATGCATTGTTAAGCATTTTTGATTTCATTATTTGCAGATCAGATCAGTCTTTCATGAGGTGGCGGGGATAATTGAATAACGAATGGGAAAATGATGTTAATTGGAAAGTTCATACTGACAACAAAAAAGTTTACATAATGAGAGATCATAATTGGGCTTTCGCAGCATGGGAGTTAGCAAAACTTGATGAACGAATAAAGGGACAATCCTTAGTTGTTCATGTTGATGCACACCTAGATGATGTTCCTGATGGTGTTTTAGTTAAAAACCTATTGGAAGCTAAAACAGAAAGTGAAATATTAAGCTTAAGCAAAGGCCATGACTACACGACTGGTTCTTTATCATCTGAGTCGTATTTAATGCGAATTGACAACTTTATTTGGGCATCTCTTGCTCGTAAAACCATTGAAGAAGTAATTTATGTTTCAAGATACAGAGACGACATTTTTAAGCTGGAAGAACTGAGAGAAGAAGAAACCCAACTAAGCAAATTGATACGCTCTAAATTACCCATAAACTTTAACTATAAGCACCAGAGATTTAGAGAAATTGATGATTTTCTTCATGCATTTGATCAGGACTCTTTTAGTAAAAAGTCGGTAACAGATCTGCTATCCTAGATCTTGATTTAGATGTGTTTAATGAAGTTGACGATACAATAGAACCAGTTATTAGCCCCTTATTTGAAGTAAGAGACCAGGTCGAGAGGTTACTAAATTTATATCCTTGGGATCTTATAACAATTGCAATATCTCCAATATACTGCGGAGGACACTCAGAAGCAGAATTATTGCTAGATAATGTATTAAAGGTCATGAATATAGAGATAACGGATTTATCTAAATGGCAGTAAAACGAATCTTTGATTTGGGTAGCATCAATTAAAGGAGAGGGTTCCATGAAAAAAGGCATAAAAATTAGCGGAGCAGTTTTTGCTACTGAAGGAAACGTTGATCCCGATGAATTTATTGATAAGTTTATAGAGTTTGTTGAATCTAATGGCTGGGAATTTGGTGGAGGAAGTAGATTAATAGATGAAGATGGAAATGATATTAAAGAATAGCTAGCTAATAAAGTAGCTCTCAAGAAACTGGACGTTCTCTCGTTACTGTG contains these protein-coding regions:
- a CDS encoding UPF0489 family protein; its protein translation is MNNEWENDVNWKVHTDNKKVYIMRDHNWAFAAWELAKLDERIKGQSLVVHVDAHLDDVPDGVLVKNLLEAKTESEILSLSKGHDYTTGSLSSESYLMRIDNFIWASLARKTIEEVIYVSRYRDDIFKLEELREEETQLSKLIRSKLPINFNYKHQRFREIDDFLHAFDQDSFSKKSVTDLLS